One Kiritimatiellia bacterium genomic window carries:
- a CDS encoding glutathione peroxidase, with the protein MRSIIALGILGVLLGGAGTQPARAEEKADVKSVHDVTVKNIEGDEVPLSGYQGKVLLIVNVASRCGFTPQYEGLQKLYERYEKAGLVVLGFPANNFMNQEPGTDAEIKEFCSTRFRVTFPMFSKISVKGNDIHPLYRFLTSKETNPEFAGPISWNFNKFLVDRDGRVVARFGSREAPDSPEVMAAVEKALGASGQP; encoded by the coding sequence ATGAGATCAATAATAGCGCTGGGAATCCTGGGCGTTTTGCTCGGTGGCGCCGGTACACAGCCGGCCCGGGCGGAGGAGAAAGCCGACGTGAAGTCCGTGCATGACGTGACCGTGAAGAACATCGAGGGCGACGAGGTTCCGCTGTCCGGGTACCAGGGCAAGGTGCTTCTGATCGTCAACGTCGCCAGCCGCTGCGGGTTCACGCCGCAGTACGAAGGGCTCCAGAAACTGTACGAACGCTACGAGAAGGCGGGGCTGGTCGTGCTCGGCTTCCCCGCGAACAACTTCATGAACCAGGAGCCCGGCACGGACGCCGAGATCAAGGAATTCTGCTCCACGCGCTTCCGCGTCACGTTCCCGATGTTCTCCAAGATCTCCGTCAAGGGCAACGACATCCATCCGCTGTACCGGTTCCTGACCTCGAAGGAGACGAATCCCGAATTCGCCGGCCCGATTTCGTGGAACTTCAACAAGTTCCTCGTGGACCGCGACGGCCGGGTCGTCGCGCGGTTCGGCTCCCGCGAGGCGCCGGATAGCCCCGAGGTGATGGCGGCCGTGGAAAAGGCGCTCGGTGCGTCCGGCCAGCCATGA
- a CDS encoding response regulator: MAVTAAATAALAVLPLVFRPGLLSGTAGRAAWCAGLVIAGLLLGMQLARQRSNGAGRLLFAQMPGGFALHEIICNAAGTPRDYRFLDINPAFERLTGLSRAEVIGRTVREVLPRTEDAWIERYGHVALTGEPVHFVDHSATLDRTFEVLAFSPQRGRFAVIFLDITEQKLREQEQAKIQKLESLGILAGGIAHDFNNVLAVVLGNLHLVRMNDPPLDEETRILLNEAETASLRAKGLTQQLLTFAKGGLPVKQVCDLGPVIRDAATGALHGSASRVEFQLAPDLWRVEADPGQVGQVIQQLTANADQAMPEGGAITIRARNVVVERDAIHLPQPGRYIAIVIADTGAGIPPQHLDRLFDPYFTTKKKGSGLGLATSLSIVRKHGGRITVESAVGRGSTFRVYIPATDKPIEPVPEPDLESIPKGSGRILVVDDEEPVRRLTARMLERVGYEVAEARDGDEAVRRFEEGRQSGRPFRVAVLDLTIPGGKNGVEILKDLRRLDPNTKAVIASGYATDPVMATYREHGFSGVVTKPFRLAELARVIAQAARAPDTPPAPGP, from the coding sequence TTGGCCGTGACCGCCGCCGCGACGGCGGCCTTGGCGGTCCTGCCGCTCGTCTTCAGGCCCGGCCTGCTCTCCGGGACGGCCGGCCGGGCCGCCTGGTGCGCCGGACTCGTGATCGCGGGGCTTCTGCTCGGAATGCAGCTCGCCCGCCAGCGAAGCAATGGGGCGGGCCGCCTCCTGTTCGCGCAGATGCCCGGCGGGTTCGCCCTGCACGAAATCATCTGCAACGCCGCCGGCACGCCCCGCGATTACCGGTTCCTGGATATCAACCCCGCTTTCGAGCGCCTGACGGGCCTTTCCCGCGCGGAGGTAATCGGGCGCACCGTGCGCGAGGTCCTGCCCCGGACGGAGGACGCCTGGATCGAGCGGTACGGCCACGTGGCCCTGACCGGGGAGCCGGTCCACTTCGTGGACCACTCCGCGACGCTGGACCGCACGTTCGAAGTGCTGGCCTTCAGCCCGCAGCGGGGGCGGTTCGCCGTGATCTTCCTGGACATCACCGAGCAGAAACTGCGCGAGCAGGAGCAGGCCAAGATCCAGAAACTCGAGTCCCTCGGCATCCTCGCCGGCGGCATCGCCCACGATTTCAACAATGTCCTCGCCGTCGTGCTCGGCAACCTCCACCTGGTCCGCATGAACGATCCCCCGCTGGACGAGGAGACCCGTATCCTTCTCAACGAGGCGGAAACCGCCTCCCTGCGCGCCAAGGGGCTCACGCAGCAACTGCTGACCTTCGCCAAGGGGGGCCTGCCCGTCAAACAGGTGTGCGACCTGGGGCCCGTGATCCGGGACGCCGCCACGGGTGCCCTGCACGGCTCCGCCTCGCGCGTCGAGTTCCAGCTGGCCCCCGACCTCTGGCGCGTCGAGGCGGACCCGGGCCAGGTCGGCCAGGTGATCCAGCAACTGACGGCCAACGCCGACCAGGCCATGCCCGAGGGCGGCGCGATCACGATCCGCGCGCGGAACGTCGTTGTCGAAAGGGACGCGATCCACCTGCCGCAGCCCGGCCGCTACATCGCCATCGTCATCGCCGACACGGGCGCCGGCATCCCGCCCCAGCATCTCGACCGGCTCTTCGATCCGTACTTCACCACCAAGAAAAAAGGCAGCGGGTTGGGGCTGGCCACCAGCCTCTCCATCGTCCGTAAGCACGGGGGGCGCATCACGGTCGAATCGGCGGTCGGCCGGGGATCCACCTTCCGCGTCTACATCCCGGCCACGGACAAGCCGATCGAGCCCGTGCCGGAGCCCGACCTGGAATCGATCCCGAAGGGCTCCGGCCGCATCCTGGTGGTGGACGACGAGGAACCGGTGCGCCGCCTGACCGCCCGCATGCTGGAACGCGTCGGGTACGAGGTCGCCGAGGCCCGGGACGGCGACGAGGCCGTGCGACGGTTTGAAGAGGGCCGGCAATCGGGTCGCCCCTTCCGGGTCGCCGTGCTGGACCTGACCATCCCGGGGGGCAAGAACGGGGTCGAGATCCTCAAGGACCTGCGCCGGCTCGATCCGAACACGAAGGCGGTCATCGCCAGCGGGTACGCCACCGACCCGGTGATGGCCACCTACCGGGAGCACGGTTTTTCCGGCGTGGTGACCAAGCCGTTCCGCCTCGCGGAACTGGCCCGGGTCATCGCGCAGGCGGCCCGGGCGCCGGACACGCCGCCGGCCCCCGGCCCTTGA
- a CDS encoding M48 family metallopeptidase has protein sequence MKRILRGLMALAIVTLGLVSCSTIDAVTGKKVNNLWSLDDDIELGTDFFTDIQKWAKEEEVGINRDTKRVRQIRRVTESIAAVSHLPDLPYEVILLQTNEVNAMALPGGKLIVLAGLYDPEEGLVRDEDELAVVLAHEIAHVNCRHSTEELTRNLPWELLLLGGAIYAEYKEDEDLQTIFGGAFLIYEGLIVTKYSRKDEREADRVGLMYMARAGYDPRAAVRLWERAAKQESSIDRALNMLSTHPSSKDRARDLEEHLPEALAAYESAKASPAHRGQTLAQDPGPGWVKIKNPRRSLVSAPADGTSVPSEKKAASQGNWVR, from the coding sequence ATGAAACGCATTCTTCGTGGGCTGATGGCATTGGCGATCGTTACCCTCGGCCTGGTTTCCTGCAGCACCATCGATGCCGTCACGGGCAAGAAGGTCAACAACCTCTGGTCCCTGGACGACGACATCGAACTGGGCACCGATTTCTTCACCGACATCCAGAAGTGGGCGAAGGAGGAGGAGGTCGGCATTAACCGCGACACGAAACGGGTCCGCCAGATCCGGCGCGTCACGGAGAGCATCGCGGCCGTGTCGCACCTGCCGGACCTGCCGTACGAGGTGATTCTCCTGCAGACGAACGAGGTCAACGCCATGGCCCTGCCGGGCGGCAAGCTCATTGTGCTCGCCGGCCTGTACGATCCCGAGGAAGGCCTGGTCCGGGACGAGGACGAGCTGGCGGTCGTCCTGGCCCACGAGATCGCCCATGTCAACTGCCGGCACTCGACCGAGGAACTGACCCGCAACCTGCCGTGGGAGTTGCTGCTCCTTGGCGGCGCGATCTACGCCGAGTACAAGGAGGACGAGGATTTGCAGACGATCTTCGGCGGAGCCTTTCTGATCTACGAGGGCCTGATCGTGACCAAGTATTCCCGCAAGGACGAGCGCGAGGCGGACCGGGTGGGCCTGATGTACATGGCCCGCGCGGGGTACGACCCCCGGGCGGCGGTGCGGCTGTGGGAGCGGGCGGCGAAGCAGGAAAGCTCCATCGACCGAGCCCTGAACATGCTTTCCACGCATCCGTCCAGCAAGGATCGCGCGCGCGATCTCGAGGAGCACCTGCCCGAGGCCCTGGCGGCGTACGAGTCCGCGAAGGCGTCGCCCGCGCACCGGGGCCAGACCCTGGCCCAGGACCCCGGGCCGGGCTGGGTCAAGATCAAGAACCCGCGGCGGTCGCTGGTCAGCGCCCCCGCGGATGGAACTTCCGTGCCGAGCGAAAAGAAGGCCGCGAGTCAAGGAAACTGGGTCCGGTAA
- a CDS encoding chalcone isomerase family protein — translation MKRAGVIFSLLLGGAVTAPAATMPYFPPRVEADGTPIVLRNTGIFKARIFFSVYAAALYLGEDVPPSRVLDDVPKRLELHYFYNIPARVMVEEGDNVLRENLSRPQREAIRERLAQLNATYRDVKPGDRYALTYVPGRGTTLSLNGTEICRIDGADFAAAYFRIWLGEKPSSRGLKQALLSAPD, via the coding sequence ATGAAACGCGCCGGCGTGATCTTCTCCCTGCTCCTGGGCGGGGCTGTCACGGCCCCCGCGGCCACGATGCCGTATTTCCCTCCGCGCGTGGAAGCGGACGGCACGCCGATCGTCCTCCGGAACACCGGGATTTTCAAGGCCCGGATCTTCTTCTCCGTCTACGCCGCCGCGCTGTACCTCGGCGAGGACGTTCCCCCCTCGCGGGTTCTCGATGACGTGCCCAAGCGCCTGGAGTTGCATTACTTTTACAACATCCCGGCCCGGGTCATGGTGGAGGAGGGCGACAACGTTCTGCGGGAAAACCTGTCGCGCCCACAGAGGGAGGCGATCCGGGAGCGGCTGGCGCAACTCAATGCAACCTATAGGGATGTGAAGCCTGGAGACCGCTATGCCCTGACGTATGTCCCGGGTCGCGGAACCACATTGAGCTTGAATGGAACGGAGATTTGCCGGATCGACGGCGCCGATTTCGCGGCCGCGTATTTCCGGATCTGGCTGGGCGAAAAACCGTCCAGCCGCGGCCTGAAGCAGGCCCTGCTGTCCGCGCCGGATTGA
- a CDS encoding pyruvate, phosphate dikinase — protein sequence MAKKYVYSFGGGKADGNESMKNLLGGKGANLAEMAGHPKLRLPVPPGFTITTEVCTHYYANKKTYPKELKAQVAAALARVEKLMGKKFGDVKNPLLLSVRSGARRSMPGMMDTVLNVGLNDDTIQGLIAATKNPRFAYDAYRRLIMMYSDVVMEKAAGIEPKGGKGIRKVLDEHLEHVKESKGYKEDTQLTAEDLQQIVVDFKKTVKDVLGKPFPEDPVAQLWGGIGAVFMSWNGKRAVDYRRIEKIPDEWGTAVNVQSMVFGNMGDDCATGVAFTRNPGTGEAKFYGEYLVNAQGEDVVAGIRTPAPVNEYSKNDQSKNLPTLEKLMPKCYKELHSIQGRLEKHYKDMQDIEFTIEKGTLFMLQCRVGKRNGVAAVRIATEMQKEKLINAQAAIMRVAPAQLVELLLPMLDPKAELATHAIAKGLPAGPGGAIGRAVFTAADAVAWAGRGEKVILVREETSPEDVDGMHKAQAILTSKGGMTSHAALVARGWGKCCVVGCSDMEIADDNKSFKTKSGAVVKEGEWISLNGTKGLVYVGQLPLVAVDLDHNKSYTELMKLVDRFRVLKVRTNADTPKDSAQAIKFGAEGIGLFRTEHMFYGEGSDKPLFLLRKMIMSKSLAERRQALDELFPFVKNDMKATMAVMAGRPVTIRLLDPPLHEFVPHSEDKLQALAAELKVDMNELGKRADSLRENNPMLGHRGVRLGVTYPEVTEMQVRAILEAAAELVKAGQKALPEIMIPVTCAATELDHQKRIVEKVYGEVCKKFGLKKLEYLYGTMIEIPRAALRAGQMAETAEFFSFGTNDLTQMSFGFSRDDIGSFLPDYLNGKLLPDDPFQTIDQDGVGELIKLGIERGRKTRKNLKVGICGEHGGDAASVEFCHRVGMSYVSCSPFRVPIARLAAAQAALRGKK from the coding sequence ATGGCCAAGAAATACGTATACAGTTTCGGCGGCGGCAAGGCCGACGGAAACGAGTCGATGAAGAACCTGCTGGGCGGCAAGGGCGCCAACCTGGCCGAGATGGCCGGGCACCCGAAGCTGCGCCTGCCCGTGCCCCCGGGCTTCACGATCACCACCGAGGTCTGCACCCACTACTACGCGAACAAGAAGACGTACCCGAAGGAGCTGAAGGCCCAGGTCGCCGCCGCGCTGGCGAGAGTGGAAAAGCTCATGGGCAAAAAATTCGGCGACGTCAAGAACCCGCTGCTCCTCTCCGTCCGCTCGGGCGCGCGCCGCTCGATGCCGGGCATGATGGACACCGTCCTGAACGTCGGCCTCAACGACGACACGATCCAGGGCCTGATCGCCGCGACGAAGAACCCGCGCTTCGCCTACGACGCGTACCGCCGGCTGATCATGATGTATTCCGACGTGGTGATGGAGAAGGCCGCGGGCATCGAGCCCAAGGGCGGCAAGGGCATCCGCAAGGTCCTCGACGAGCACCTCGAGCACGTCAAGGAATCGAAGGGCTACAAGGAAGACACCCAGTTGACGGCCGAGGATCTCCAGCAGATCGTCGTGGACTTCAAGAAGACGGTCAAGGACGTGCTGGGCAAGCCGTTCCCCGAGGACCCGGTCGCCCAGTTGTGGGGCGGGATCGGCGCCGTGTTCATGAGCTGGAACGGCAAGCGCGCGGTGGATTACCGCCGCATCGAGAAGATCCCGGACGAGTGGGGCACCGCCGTCAACGTGCAGTCCATGGTGTTCGGCAACATGGGCGATGATTGCGCGACGGGCGTCGCGTTCACCCGCAACCCGGGCACCGGCGAGGCGAAGTTCTACGGCGAGTACCTCGTCAACGCGCAGGGCGAGGACGTGGTCGCCGGCATCCGCACCCCGGCCCCGGTGAACGAGTATTCCAAGAACGACCAGAGCAAGAACCTGCCGACGCTCGAGAAGCTCATGCCGAAGTGCTACAAGGAGCTGCACTCCATCCAGGGCCGCCTGGAGAAGCACTACAAGGACATGCAGGACATCGAGTTCACGATCGAGAAGGGCACGCTCTTCATGCTCCAGTGCCGCGTCGGCAAGCGCAACGGCGTCGCCGCCGTCCGCATCGCCACGGAGATGCAGAAGGAGAAGCTGATCAACGCCCAGGCCGCCATCATGCGCGTGGCGCCGGCCCAGCTCGTGGAGTTGCTGCTCCCGATGCTCGACCCGAAGGCCGAGCTCGCCACGCACGCGATCGCCAAGGGCCTGCCGGCCGGCCCCGGCGGCGCGATCGGGCGCGCGGTGTTCACCGCCGCCGACGCCGTGGCGTGGGCGGGCCGCGGGGAGAAGGTCATCCTCGTCCGCGAGGAAACCTCGCCCGAGGACGTGGACGGCATGCACAAGGCGCAGGCGATCCTGACCAGCAAGGGCGGCATGACCTCGCACGCGGCGCTCGTGGCCCGCGGTTGGGGCAAGTGCTGCGTGGTCGGCTGCTCCGACATGGAGATCGCCGACGACAACAAGTCGTTCAAGACGAAGAGCGGCGCCGTGGTGAAGGAAGGCGAATGGATCAGCCTGAACGGCACGAAGGGCCTCGTCTACGTCGGCCAGCTCCCGCTGGTCGCCGTCGACCTCGATCATAACAAGTCCTACACCGAGCTGATGAAGCTCGTGGACCGGTTCCGCGTGCTCAAGGTCCGGACCAACGCGGACACCCCGAAGGACTCGGCGCAGGCCATCAAGTTCGGCGCGGAGGGCATCGGCCTGTTCCGCACCGAGCACATGTTCTACGGCGAGGGCAGCGACAAGCCGCTGTTCCTGCTCCGCAAGATGATCATGTCCAAGTCGCTGGCGGAGCGCCGCCAGGCCCTCGACGAGCTCTTCCCGTTCGTGAAGAACGACATGAAGGCCACGATGGCCGTGATGGCCGGCCGGCCGGTGACCATCCGCCTGCTCGATCCGCCGCTGCACGAGTTCGTCCCGCACAGCGAGGACAAGCTCCAGGCGCTGGCGGCCGAGCTGAAGGTGGACATGAACGAGCTGGGCAAGCGCGCGGACTCGCTCCGGGAAAACAACCCGATGCTGGGCCACCGCGGCGTGCGCCTGGGCGTCACCTACCCGGAAGTCACCGAGATGCAGGTGCGGGCGATCCTCGAGGCCGCCGCCGAGCTGGTCAAGGCCGGCCAGAAGGCGCTCCCCGAGATCATGATCCCCGTGACCTGCGCGGCCACCGAGCTCGATCATCAGAAACGGATCGTGGAGAAGGTGTACGGCGAGGTCTGCAAGAAGTTCGGCCTCAAGAAGCTCGAGTACCTGTACGGCACGATGATCGAGATCCCGCGGGCGGCGCTGCGGGCGGGCCAGATGGCGGAGACGGCCGAGTTCTTCAGCTTCGGCACGAACGACCTGACCCAGATGAGCTTCGGCTTCAGCCGCGACGACATCGGCTCGTTCCTGCCGGACTACCTGAACGGAAAGCTCCTGCCGGACGATCCGTTCCAGACGATCGACCAGGACGGCGTGGGCGAGCTGATCAAGCTGGGCATCGAGCGCGGCCGCAAGACCCGCAAAAACCTGAAGGTCGGCATCTGCGGCGAGCACGGCGGCGACGCGGCCAGCGTCGAGTTCTGCCACCGCGTCGGGATGAGCTACGTGAGCTGCTCGCCGTTCCGCGTGCCCATCGCGCGGCTGGCGGCGGCCCAGGCCGCCCTCCGCGGCAAGAAATAG
- the upp gene encoding uracil phosphoribosyltransferase gives MRNVFEIRHPLVQHHLARLRDRETGSAEFRRLLQRLSTLLAYEATQDLALQDTTVETPMAPARGRVVRQRIGVVPILRAGLGMVDPVVNLIPDAEVWHLGFYRDEKTLQPIEYYRKLPAGDPVDVSLVLDPMLATGGSAVAALEAVRAWGVKTVKLLAMLASPEGVRRVHGQFPDTQLYVCAIDERLNEHGYILPGLGDAGDRMFNARAAS, from the coding sequence ATGCGGAACGTATTCGAGATTCGACACCCGCTCGTGCAGCACCACCTGGCCCGGCTGCGCGACCGGGAGACCGGTTCCGCGGAATTCCGCCGCCTGCTGCAGCGACTCTCCACCCTGCTGGCGTACGAGGCGACCCAGGATCTGGCGTTGCAGGATACGACCGTGGAGACGCCCATGGCCCCCGCGCGCGGCCGCGTCGTCCGGCAGCGCATCGGCGTGGTGCCCATCCTGCGCGCCGGGCTCGGCATGGTGGATCCCGTCGTGAACCTCATCCCGGACGCGGAGGTCTGGCACCTCGGCTTCTACCGCGACGAGAAAACGCTCCAGCCCATCGAGTACTACCGCAAGCTGCCCGCGGGCGACCCGGTGGACGTGTCGCTCGTGCTCGATCCCATGCTCGCGACCGGCGGCTCGGCCGTCGCCGCGCTGGAGGCCGTGCGCGCCTGGGGCGTGAAGACCGTGAAACTGCTGGCCATGCTCGCGTCGCCCGAGGGCGTCCGCCGGGTGCACGGGCAGTTTCCGGACACCCAGCTCTACGTCTGCGCCATCGACGAGCGCCTCAACGAGCACGGGTACATCCTGCCCGGCCTCGGCGACGCCGGCGACCGCATGTTCAACGCGCGCGCCGCCTCATGA
- a CDS encoding HAD hydrolase-like protein, producing the protein MTETPPAERIGVLFDIDGTLLDMRGAGRRSFAKAVEAVFGWPDDIAYVNFAGNTDLNVLQQVMAAHRHEMTETEQRAFLARLPEELERAAAGAELVLFRGVRELLETLSGDPRVLLGLVTGNVERCARIKLRQFDLHNHFILGAYGDEHADRGRIAELALARVRRALPPGAALRACFLVGDTPFDIAAAGRVGATSIGVATGKFNAGELRAAGADHVFTDLSDTAAVLRRLGLRG; encoded by the coding sequence ATGACCGAGACACCGCCAGCGGAGCGGATCGGCGTTCTCTTCGACATCGACGGGACCCTCCTCGACATGCGCGGCGCGGGCCGGCGCTCCTTCGCGAAGGCCGTGGAAGCGGTGTTCGGCTGGCCCGACGACATCGCCTACGTGAACTTCGCCGGGAACACCGACCTGAACGTGCTGCAGCAGGTCATGGCCGCGCACCGCCACGAGATGACCGAAACGGAGCAGCGCGCCTTTCTGGCCCGCCTGCCGGAGGAACTGGAACGGGCGGCCGCGGGGGCCGAGCTGGTGCTGTTCCGCGGCGTGCGCGAACTGCTCGAAACGCTCTCCGGCGATCCCCGCGTCCTGCTGGGCCTCGTCACCGGCAACGTCGAGCGCTGCGCCCGGATCAAGCTCCGGCAGTTCGACCTGCACAACCATTTCATCCTGGGCGCCTACGGCGACGAGCATGCCGACCGCGGGCGGATCGCCGAGCTGGCCCTGGCCCGCGTTCGGCGGGCCCTGCCGCCCGGCGCGGCCCTGCGGGCCTGCTTCCTGGTCGGGGATACGCCGTTCGACATCGCCGCGGCCGGCCGCGTCGGCGCGACGTCCATCGGGGTGGCCACGGGGAAATTCAACGCCGGCGAGCTTCGCGCGGCGGGCGCCGATCACGTCTTCACCGACCTGTCCGACACCGCGGCCGTTCTGCGGCGGCTGGGCTTGCGCGGATAG
- the queG gene encoding tRNA epoxyqueuosine(34) reductase QueG has product MSLSDRIRQRALELGFDLVGIAPAEPPACAEVLHDAVARGYAAEMGWLERSAARRARPEAVLPGARAVVVAGCSCFVEWPAPALAGDPLRGRVAAYAWGPDYHGVLLPRLEELGRFAGREKPGTAWRATVDTGPVLERHYAGRAGLGFVGRNTLLINPRFGSLVSLGALLLDTDLEYDAPARGSCVGEAPHPCGRCARCLGACPTGAFPEPFRLDARRCIAYLTIEHRGPIPEELRPRLGNRIFGCDDCQAVCPWVRRFSRPAARPFLRFEPDRWAPRLADVLALDERGFRERYGGTPLERTGRARLIRNALVAVGNSGRPEARATLDPLLRQADEGLREHARWAFQRLGGIDATPSLQENKALESE; this is encoded by the coding sequence ATGAGCCTGTCGGACCGCATACGGCAGAGAGCGTTGGAACTGGGCTTCGATCTCGTGGGCATCGCGCCCGCCGAGCCCCCGGCCTGCGCGGAAGTCCTGCACGACGCGGTCGCGCGGGGCTACGCGGCGGAGATGGGCTGGCTGGAGCGGTCCGCCGCCCGCCGGGCCCGGCCGGAGGCCGTGCTGCCGGGCGCCCGGGCCGTCGTCGTGGCCGGGTGTTCCTGTTTCGTGGAGTGGCCGGCCCCGGCGCTGGCGGGCGATCCCCTGCGGGGCCGGGTGGCGGCGTACGCCTGGGGCCCGGACTACCACGGCGTGCTGCTCCCGCGCCTGGAGGAGCTGGGCCGGTTCGCCGGGCGCGAGAAGCCGGGCACGGCGTGGCGGGCGACCGTGGATACCGGGCCGGTCCTCGAGCGGCATTACGCGGGCCGCGCCGGGCTGGGCTTCGTGGGGCGGAACACGCTGCTGATCAATCCGCGGTTCGGGTCGCTGGTCTCCCTGGGCGCGCTGCTCCTCGATACGGATCTCGAGTACGACGCGCCGGCGCGGGGCAGTTGCGTTGGGGAGGCGCCGCATCCGTGCGGCCGGTGCGCCCGCTGCCTGGGGGCCTGCCCGACAGGGGCTTTCCCGGAGCCGTTCCGACTCGATGCACGGCGCTGCATCGCCTACCTGACGATCGAGCACCGGGGCCCGATCCCGGAGGAACTCCGCCCGCGCCTGGGCAACCGGATTTTCGGATGCGACGACTGCCAGGCGGTCTGCCCGTGGGTCCGCCGGTTCTCCCGTCCCGCCGCCCGGCCCTTTCTCCGTTTCGAGCCGGACCGCTGGGCGCCCCGCCTGGCGGACGTGCTCGCGCTGGACGAGCGGGGATTCCGGGAGCGCTACGGCGGCACGCCGCTGGAGCGGACCGGCCGGGCGCGGCTGATCCGGAACGCGCTGGTGGCCGTCGGCAACAGCGGGCGGCCCGAGGCGCGCGCGACGCTCGACCCCCTCCTCCGGCAGGCCGACGAAGGGCTGCGCGAGCACGCCCGCTGGGCTTTCCAGCGCCTGGGCGGAATTGACGCAACCCCTTCCTTGCAGGAGAATAAGGCGTTGGAATCTGAATAA
- a CDS encoding PUR family DNA/RNA-binding protein, with translation MVDTVLLSERIQIERKQFYFDLKENPRGRFLRITEEVGGRRDTIIVPSTGLDLFLDTIERAIEADKGGNQAAPA, from the coding sequence ATGGTGGATACGGTGCTGTTGAGCGAGCGGATCCAGATCGAACGCAAGCAGTTCTATTTCGACCTCAAGGAAAACCCCCGCGGGCGTTTCCTGCGGATCACGGAGGAGGTGGGCGGCCGGCGGGACACCATCATCGTTCCCTCCACCGGCCTGGATCTTTTCCTCGACACCATCGAACGCGCGATCGAGGCGGACAAGGGCGGCAACCAGGCCGCGCCGGCCTGA